In the genome of Oncorhynchus clarkii lewisi isolate Uvic-CL-2024 chromosome 4, UVic_Ocla_1.0, whole genome shotgun sequence, one region contains:
- the LOC139407863 gene encoding leucine-rich repeat and fibronectin type-III domain-containing protein 2-like has protein sequence MDHILCCLLVLGTAVLMAHACPKYCVCQNLSESLGTLCPSKGLLFVPLDIDRRTVELRLGGNYILRITQQDFANMTDLVDLTLSRNTISYIQPFSFSDLETLRSLHLDNNRLIELGPDDLRGLVNLQHLILNNNQLGRISDRALEDLAPSLEDLDVSYNNLRSLPWDSVKLMVSLHQLSLDHNLLDFIPEGTFTDLERLARLDLTSNRLKKLPPDPIFARAQDSVMMTTPYAPQLSLGIGGNPLHCNCEVLWLRRLERDDDQETCASPSNLKGRYFWYVREEEFVCEPPLITQHTHRMLVLEGQMASLRCEAIGDPTPTIHWMAPDDRVLGNSSRTVVNGNGTLEILITTSKDYGTFTCIAANVAGESTASVDLSIIQLPHLSNGTGQASQPKSRLSDITGTTRISKGVPKTPPEKVVTVLEVTAISALVKWTVSKTAPKVKMYQLQYNCSDDEVLIYRMIPASSQAFLVTNLVSGTKYDLCVLAAWDDTATTLTATNVVGCAQFFTRDDYTQCQSLHSQFLGGTMILVVGGIIVATLLVFIVILMVRYKATDHEGGGIGGSGKLTSVSDTHSQTNGGRLGQNGVPLPLPKPKAKVTLQDEVVEFKCGSLQSTSSSSSSGGSVVGEGSYSPNSTLAIMWRQAAPSKPRANLDHLLGAFNSLELRGAQGRGDLGEPSSSSSTPVAGGDRPHTDREPLLGRTMDSRLSRLLMLSHDSKPKRSQSFDMGDCMDTDQQTDQAMASSTSTATTPVCSYPRRISNIWTKRSLSVNGMLLQCDEEGDMGGSKGTFDSQEWVMESTV, from the exons ATGGACCACATCCTCTGTTGCCTGCTGGTCCTGGGAACCGCAGTGTTGATGGCCCACGCATGCCCAAAGTACTGTGTGTGCCAGAACCTGTCCGAGTCCCTGGGGACCTTGTGTCCCTCCAAAGGCTTGCTCTTCGTCCCACTGGACATCGACCGGCGCACTGTGGAGCTCCGGCTGGGCGGAAACTACATCCTCCGCATCACCCAGCAGGACTTTGCCAACATGACTGACCTGGTGGACCTGACGCTCAGCCGCAACACCATCAGTTACATCCAGCCCTTCTCCTTCAGTGACCTGGAGACCCTGCGCTCCTTACACCTGGACAACAACCGTCTCATAGAGCTGGGTCCCGATGATCTCCGGGGCCTGGTCAACCTGCAGCACCTCATCCTTAACAACAACCAGCTGGGACGCATCTCGGACCGGGCCTTGGAAGACCTGGCACCCTCCCTAGAGGATCTGGATGTGTCCTACAACAACCTGAGGAGCCTGCCCTGGGACTCAGTCAAGCTGATGGTCTCTCTCCACCAGTTGAGTCTTGACCATAACCTCCTGGACTTCATCCCTGAGGGGACCTTTACTGATCTAGAGAGACTGGCTCGCCTGGATCTCACCTCCAACCGACTGAAGAAGCTGCCCCCAGACCCCATCTTCGCCAGGGCCCAGGATTCAGTGATGATGACCACTCCCTATgccccccagctgtcccttggcATCGGGGGGAACCCCCTGCATTGTAACTGTGAGGTGCTGTGGCTGCGACGGCTGGAGAGGGACGATGATCAGGAGACATGCGCTTCCCCTTCCAACCTGAAGGGGCGCTACTTCTGGTATGTGAGGGAGGAGGAGTTTGTGTGCGAGCCACCCCTCATCACTCAGCACACCCACAGGATGCTGGTGCTGGAGGGCCAGATGGCCAGCCTGAGGTGCGAGGCCATTGGAGACCCCACCCCCACCATCCACTGGATGGCCCCTGACGACCGTGTTCTTGGCAACTCGTCCCGAACCGTCGTCAACGGCAACGGCACCCTGGAGATTCTCATCACCACCTCCAAGGACTACGGTACCTTCACCTGCATCGCAGCCAACGTGGCCGGGGAGTCCACCGCCTCAGTGGATCTGTCAATCATCCAGCTGCCCCACCTCAGCAACGGCACCGGTCAGGCCTCACAGCCCAAGTCCCGCCTCTCGGACATCACCGGCACCACCAGGATAAGCAAGGGGGTTCCAAAGACCCCCCCGGAGAAAGTGGTCACTGTGTTAGAGGTGACAGCCATTTCAGCCTTGGTTAAGTGGACCGTCAGCAAGACAGCGCCCAAGGTAAAGATGTACCAGCTCCAGTACAACTGTTCCGACGATGAAGTCCTCATCTACAG GATGATCCCGGCCTCCAGCCAGGCCTTCCTGGTGACCAACCTGGTGTCGGGGACCAAGTACGACTTGTGTGTCCTAGCCGCCTGGGACGACACCGCCACCACCCTGACGGCCACCAACGTGGTGGGCTGTGCCCAGTTCTTTACCCGCGACGACTACACACAGTGCCAGTCTCTCCACAGCCAGTTTCTGGGGGGCACCATGATCCTGGTGGTGGGTGGCATCATTGTGGCGACGCTACTCGTCTTCATCGTTATCCTGATGGTGCGCTACAAGGCCACCGACCATGAGGGGGGTGGCATCGGGGGGAGCGGCAAGCTGACCAGCGTAAGTGACACCCACTCACAGACCAATGGGGGCCGGCTGGGACAGAACGGCGTGCCCCTTCCCCTGCCCAAACCAAAGGCCAAAGTGACCCTCCAGGATGAGGTGGTGGAGTTTAAATGTGGTTCCCTCCAGAGCACCTCGTCCTCATCCTCGTCGGGGGGCTCGGTGGTCGGGGAGGGTTCCTACAGCCCCAACAGCACCCTGGCCATTATGTGGAGGCAGGCTGCCCCCTCTAAGCCCAGGGCAAACCTGGATCACCTGCTGGGGGCCTTCAACTCCCTAGAGCTCCGGGGTGCCCAGGGCAGGGGAGACCTGGGGGAGCCCTCATCCAGCAGTAGCACCCCGGTGGCGGGTGGCGATAGGCCCCACACGGACAGGGAGCCCCTGCTGGGCCGGACAATGGACTCGCGGCTGAGCCGGTTGCTCATGCTGTCTCATGACTCCAAACCAAAAAGGAGCCAGTCGTTTGACATGGGGGACTGTATGGATACAGATCAACAAACAGACCAAGCGATGGCCTCTAGCACCTCCACAGCCACAACGCCGGTGTGCAGTTACCCACGGCGCATCAGCAACATCTGGACTAAGAGGAGCCTGTCTGTGAACGGCATGCTGCTACAGTGTGACGAGGAAGGGGATATGGGGGGGAGCAAGGGGACCTTCGACAGCCAAGAGTGGGTCATGGAGAGTACTGTCTAG